In the genome of Longimicrobiales bacterium, one region contains:
- a CDS encoding nuclear transport factor 2 family protein: MDAAAQIRALIAPWVGACLARDWDALFDICTEDVFFDPPGAPRVSGPDLRTFLDGFPVMSEFNFDFDNIQIDGNIAIGHGNGAMTVDMDGEDTAISFKFADHFRRGEDGTWRYSSVIWNDNE, from the coding sequence ATGGATGCTGCTGCACAGATTCGAGCCCTAATTGCCCCATGGGTGGGCGCTTGTCTAGCCCGCGACTGGGACGCTCTTTTCGACATCTGCACCGAAGACGTATTTTTTGATCCGCCAGGAGCTCCAAGAGTCAGTGGTCCCGATCTGAGAACTTTTCTGGATGGCTTTCCAGTCATGAGTGAGTTCAATTTCGATTTTGATAACATCCAAATAGATGGAAACATTGCCATCGGACACGGAAACGGAGCCATGACTGTAGACATGGACGGAGAAGATACAGCAATCTCATTTAAATTTGCTGACCATTTCCGCCGAGGCGAGGACGGCACATGGCGTTATTCCAGCGTAATTTGGAACGATAACGAATAA
- a CDS encoding response regulator transcription factor: MSEGLRVVIADDHTVVRQGIRIVLEEVPGLEVVAEAGDGAEALRLIAKFKPDVAVLDVTMPAKTGLEVAKELRDSGSDLGILILSMHDDPEYVLQAVRAGADGYVLKDVAPSELRDAIQAVGSGKEFFAERVTYQLSVGLREELEREQKRTRIGSLTGREVEVLVRIADGNTNREIGKELGISPRTVETHRERVMAKLRVRTVAGLTRLVVGYGLGQT, from the coding sequence GTGAGTGAAGGATTGAGAGTTGTTATTGCGGACGACCACACAGTGGTGCGTCAGGGAATCCGAATCGTCCTCGAGGAGGTCCCTGGGCTCGAAGTCGTGGCCGAGGCCGGTGATGGAGCAGAGGCTCTGCGATTGATCGCGAAGTTTAAGCCGGACGTGGCCGTCCTCGACGTGACCATGCCCGCGAAGACTGGGCTCGAAGTTGCGAAGGAATTGCGCGACTCTGGCAGCGACCTGGGCATCCTCATTCTCTCTATGCACGACGACCCCGAATACGTGCTGCAGGCGGTGCGCGCCGGGGCAGACGGGTATGTGCTCAAGGACGTGGCACCTTCTGAACTCCGCGACGCGATTCAGGCCGTAGGGAGTGGCAAGGAGTTCTTTGCCGAGCGTGTCACCTACCAGCTCAGTGTGGGGCTTCGCGAGGAACTCGAGCGCGAGCAGAAACGGACTCGCATCGGGAGCCTGACGGGCAGAGAAGTTGAGGTTCTGGTCCGGATCGCGGATGGGAATACCAACCGTGAGATCGGCAAAGAGCTCGGGATCAGTCCGCGCACGGTGGAAACCCACCGAGAGCGTGTTATGGCGAAGCTGCGGGTGCGCACTGTCGCCGGCCTGACGCGCCTCGTTGTGGGGTATGGCCTCGGCCAGACGTAG
- a CDS encoding GAF domain-containing sensor histidine kinase, with the protein MDLMISEAARAELPAAFLQLFVTLGLALLCAILHAQYRKPYFALWAAAWLLYATRIGSIVMLVQTGVSWWLFWHQVVTGWTAIALLWAALVFSQRTAWRTWYWLAVAVPLVWSYVAIYMLESFFWAAGPMVVFLSLTTGWTAWAFLRYDRLVGSPAARFLVAVLVLWAIHHLDYPFLRAQGAWNPWGYYLDIFFEMGMGLGILFLVLEDLDQGLRTLTSLSGELQGRGVDDEPMAEAMLRRALSLRGVHGSALYLATPSGGAFVHGAGVAALWPYEGAPGPALESSEWVQSTGLPALERKPDESGRIGWSHAYTAALPVIRDDDVVGALVVVGQARDPFTVLDNRFLLAFGQQVGAALENEDLHRSLESRTEELERLQARMIHQHEEERNRLWRELHDETAQVLAALNLQLGLLEERADTSMAQGLDRAKKLAAEGIKSIRSVTRNLRPIALDDLGLIPSLCALVRDFQSDDAFVVDVSAPATVPALHPDAELVLYRALQEALSNAVRHAQCSRVEVSLVVEDEQVRLSVHDNGTGIPEDALGKLSSRGGLAGLRERTVGVRGDFQVGNHEDGGVVLRVGVPKVQTEDEP; encoded by the coding sequence ATGGATCTGATGATTTCCGAGGCCGCCCGGGCCGAACTGCCAGCGGCATTCTTACAGTTGTTCGTGACGCTCGGCCTGGCACTTCTGTGCGCGATTTTGCATGCGCAGTATAGGAAGCCCTATTTCGCGTTGTGGGCGGCAGCTTGGCTTCTGTACGCCACACGCATCGGGTCGATCGTCATGTTGGTCCAGACCGGTGTGTCGTGGTGGCTCTTCTGGCATCAAGTCGTCACAGGGTGGACGGCGATCGCGCTCCTCTGGGCCGCGCTCGTTTTTTCGCAGCGGACGGCTTGGCGGACTTGGTATTGGCTGGCGGTGGCAGTTCCGCTGGTGTGGTCGTATGTGGCCATCTACATGCTGGAGTCGTTCTTCTGGGCCGCCGGGCCAATGGTGGTGTTTCTCAGCCTGACCACCGGCTGGACGGCGTGGGCGTTTTTACGCTACGACCGGCTCGTCGGTTCTCCGGCGGCGCGCTTTCTCGTAGCGGTACTCGTGTTGTGGGCCATCCACCATCTGGACTACCCGTTCCTACGTGCCCAGGGCGCGTGGAATCCGTGGGGGTACTACCTCGACATCTTCTTCGAGATGGGAATGGGGTTGGGAATTCTCTTCTTGGTCCTTGAAGACCTGGACCAGGGGTTACGTACCCTGACGTCCTTGTCCGGAGAACTCCAAGGGCGGGGTGTGGACGACGAACCGATGGCCGAAGCCATGCTCAGGCGGGCGCTTTCCTTAAGGGGCGTACATGGCTCGGCTCTGTACCTCGCGACTCCCTCCGGGGGAGCGTTCGTGCATGGCGCTGGGGTGGCGGCACTCTGGCCGTACGAAGGAGCGCCTGGTCCGGCGCTCGAGAGCTCCGAGTGGGTCCAGTCAACGGGTCTCCCAGCGCTCGAGCGAAAGCCCGATGAAAGCGGACGGATCGGGTGGAGTCATGCGTACACGGCTGCCTTACCCGTCATCCGAGACGATGACGTCGTCGGGGCGCTCGTAGTCGTAGGTCAGGCTCGTGATCCGTTCACGGTGCTTGACAACCGCTTTCTCTTGGCGTTTGGACAGCAGGTGGGAGCGGCGCTCGAGAATGAAGATCTCCACCGGAGCTTGGAGTCTCGTACCGAAGAGCTAGAGCGATTGCAGGCACGTATGATCCATCAGCACGAAGAGGAGCGGAACCGGCTGTGGCGCGAGTTGCACGATGAGACCGCTCAGGTCCTTGCCGCTCTGAATCTCCAACTAGGGCTCCTCGAGGAGCGAGCGGACACGAGTATGGCGCAGGGACTCGACCGGGCGAAGAAGTTGGCCGCCGAAGGGATCAAGAGTATCCGAAGCGTGACGCGAAACCTCCGTCCCATAGCCCTGGACGACTTGGGACTGATCCCGTCCCTTTGTGCCCTGGTGAGGGACTTCCAGAGCGACGATGCGTTTGTTGTGGACGTTTCAGCACCCGCGACGGTCCCTGCGTTGCATCCGGATGCCGAGTTGGTTCTCTACCGTGCCCTCCAGGAAGCGCTTTCGAACGCCGTGCGCCACGCTCAGTGTTCACGCGTCGAGGTTTCACTTGTCGTCGAGGACGAGCAGGTTCGTCTGTCTGTTCACGACAACGGAACGGGAATCCCGGAGGACGCGCTCGGGAAGCTAAGCAGTCGGGGCGGACTGGCTGGCTTGAGGGAACGGACCGTCGGAGTGCGGGGTGACTTCCAAGTCGGCAACCATGAGGATGGAGGTGTCGTACTTCGAGTCGGCGTCCCGAAAGTTCAAACTGAGGATGAGCCGTGA